Genomic DNA from Modestobacter versicolor:
AGTACGTCGAGGACGCCGTCGGCAAGGGCGCGACCGCGGTCGTCGGTGGGCACCGCGTCGACCGGCCCGGCTGGTTCTACGAGCCGACCCTGCTCACCGGCGTCACGTCCGAGATGGCGGTGCACGCCGAGGAGGTGTTCGGCCCGGTCGCCGCGCTGTACACGGTGCAGAGCCTGGACGAGGCGATCGAGATCGCCAACAGCCACCCGTACGGGCTCGGGTCCAACCTGTGGAGCGAGGACGAGGCCGAGCGGGCGCAGTTCGTCCGGGACATCGAGGCCGGCATGGCGTTCGTCAACGGGATGACGACGAGCTACCCGCAGCTGCCCTTCGGCGGGGTGAAGCAGAGCGGCTACGGCCGCGAGCTGACCGAGTTGGGCATGCGCGAGTTCATGAACGCGAAGACCGTGTGGGTCGGGGCGCCCAGCAGCGAGCAGGAGCAGGGCGCCTCGGCGGGCTCGGCGAACGAGTGACCCGCGGGATCAACGGGGCGGGCCGACGCGGACCGGCGGCCCGACCCCGGTGACGGCGGTGCGCAGGCTCGCCGGCAGCGGGCCGGCGCCCGCACCACCCACGCCCGGCCCGCCGGCGGTCACCCAGGCGACCAGGCCCGCGGTGCGCTCGGGGGTCTGCACCTCCGACAGCCACACGGCGGGCCCCGGCTGCCCCGTGCCGGGCGCCCGCCGGGCGAGGGCGGCCAGCGCCGCGCGGTCGCACCCGCCCAGGCAGCCGGCGGTGACCAGCACCGCCCCGGACGTCGACCGGACCGCCTCGGCGACCCGGTCGACGCCGTCCGCGGTGCCGGCCAGCCGGCGCAGCGCGGCGCAGCGGTGCCCGACGCAGAGCGCGACCAGCGGCCCGCCGGTGTCGGTCACGGCAGCAGGCCCCGCTCGGCGGCCCGGCGGAGCTTCTGCGGCACCAGCCGGACGACGCCGTTCACGGTCACCGGCACCAGCGGCACCGGGGTGGCCTTCCACTGCGCGCGGCGGGACCGGGTGTTGGACCGGGACGTCTTCCGCTTCGGGACGGCCACCGGTCAGCCCTGCTTCCGCGCCGGCCGCGCGATGCTGCCGTAGCGCTGGTGGAACCGCTCGACCCGGCCGGCGGTGTCCAGCACGCGCTGGTTGCCGGTCCAGAAAGGGTGGGACGCCGCACTGATCTCCACGTTGACCACCGGGAGGGTCTCGCCGTCCAGGTCGATGGTCTGGTCGGTGCTGACCGTGGAGCGGGTGCGGTAGGTCGCCCCGCTGGCCGTGTCCCGGAACACCACGGTGCGGTACTCGGGGTGGATGCCGTGTCTCATCAGGCTCGGTCCTCTCGGTCGGTGAGGTGCAGGTCTGCGTCGTCCGCGGGGCCGGATGCCTCGCAGGGGTCGTCGTGCCAGTCGCCGAAGGGGTCGGGCCAGGTCGCCCAGACCTCCGGGCCGGCTGCGTACTCGTCGTCGGTGAGGACGGCGGAGAACAGCGCCGCGGTGATCGCCAGCGGTGCCTGCCGGTGCGTCAGCACGACCAGCTGGCTGGCCCGGTCACCGTGCAGCGGGTCCCAGCGCAGGGCGGCGGCGGCCGCGCGCTGCGGGTCGACCTGGGCCCACAGCTCCGGGTCGTCGGGCAGCGTGGCCAGCCACGGTCCGGCGTCCCCGACCTGGAGCCCACCGCCGGCCGACTCCAGCCAGAGCGCGCGGTCCTGGCGGGTGGCCAGCCACAGCCGACCGCGGCTGCTGACGACGCCGTCGAGGAGGGCGTCGATCGCCTCGTGCAGCCGTTCCGGGTGCAGGGGGCGGTCGGCCTCGAACCGCACCAGCGACACCCCGGCGTCCTCGTCCAGCGGGGGCTGGCCGGCGAGCAGCGGGTCGTGCGGCGTGGGCAGCCGACCGCGCCGGGCTTCCGCGCCCAGCCCGGCGAGCACCGGCCCGGGCTGCCAGCCGCCCAGCGGGAGCCGCGCGGCGCTGGGGCAGAGGCGGACGAGGACGGCGTCCAGCTGGGCCGCGGCCCAGGCGTCGTCCGGCTCACCAGCCAGCAGCAGCACGTCGGCGAAGGCGGTCTGACCGACGACGACGTGAGCCACGGTCCGCTCGTCGTCGGCGGTCGCGGCCAGGCCACGGTCGGCCATCGTCTCCTCGCCCGAGGCGTCGCCGAGCCAGGTCGCCGCGTCGAGCGCGGCGACCACCGCCTCCACCTCGACCCAGTCCGCGGCCGTCTCGGGCTCGCCGACCGGTTCGTCGTCCAGCAGCACCTCCGCGATCGCCCAGCACAGGTGCTCGGGCTCGAGGGCCGGGTCCAGCTGCAGCACGATCCGGGTGACGTCGGGCCGGGCGGCCAGCGACCGGAGCAGCGGCAGCACGTCGAGCCGCAGCGTGCAGGACAGGCAGCCGTGCGCGAGCTCGATCGCGGAGCGGTGCTCGACCACCCCGGCCGGTCCCGGCTCGCGGAGCGTCCGGAGCACGACGCCCTGGCCGAGCTCTCGGACGTCGTGGTGCACGAGCACCGTCCCGGGGGCGGCGTGGAGCAGGTCCTGCGCGGCCCGCGCGGTCAGCGCGGGCTGCAGGCCGGTCACGAGGACGAGGGGGGTCCGGGTCTGGCTCACGAGGGACACCCTACTGCGAGAACGAGAACCGTTGTCAGTTAGGTTGTCGCTCGTCCGGCTCCGCGGAGGAGCCCCGACCCGAGGAGCACGATGTCCGACTGCTGTTCGTCGACCAGCTGCACGCCCGAGCCCGCCACCCCGCCCGCCCCCGGCGCGGTCGACCGCCGCAACCGGGCCGAGCGCCGGCGCGACGCCCGCAAGGCCGGGCGCTGATGGCCCGCGGCAACGACGTCCGCCCGATCATCAAGCTGAGGTCGACGGCTGGGACCGGCTACACCTACGTGACCCGCAAGAACCGCCGCAACGACCCCGACCGGCTGGTGCTGCGCAAGTACGACCCGGAGGTGCGCCGACACGTCGACTTCCGCGAGGAGCGCTGAGATGGCCAAGCAGTCCATGATCGCCAAGGACCGGCAGCGCCGGGACGTCGTCGCGCGGTACGCCGAGCGCCGGGCCGAGCTCAAGCAGGCGGCTCGCACGGCGGCCACCCCCGAGGAGCGGGCCGAGGCGCAGGCCGCGCTGCAGCGGCTGCCCCGCGACGCCAGCCCCACCCGGCTGCGCAACCGCGACGTCGCGGACGGGCGCCCCCGCGGGCACCTGCGCACGTTCGGCCTGTCCCGCGTGCGCTTCCGGCAGATGGCGCACGCCGGCGAGCTGCCCGGCATCACCAAGAGCAGCTGGTGACCCCCGCCGCGCGGCCGGTCCGGCCGCGGAAGAAGC
This window encodes:
- the mrf gene encoding ribosome hibernation factor-recruiting GTPase MRF, with the translated sequence MSQTRTPLVLVTGLQPALTARAAQDLLHAAPGTVLVHHDVRELGQGVVLRTLREPGPAGVVEHRSAIELAHGCLSCTLRLDVLPLLRSLAARPDVTRIVLQLDPALEPEHLCWAIAEVLLDDEPVGEPETAADWVEVEAVVAALDAATWLGDASGEETMADRGLAATADDERTVAHVVVGQTAFADVLLLAGEPDDAWAAAQLDAVLVRLCPSAARLPLGGWQPGPVLAGLGAEARRGRLPTPHDPLLAGQPPLDEDAGVSLVRFEADRPLHPERLHEAIDALLDGVVSSRGRLWLATRQDRALWLESAGGGLQVGDAGPWLATLPDDPELWAQVDPQRAAAAALRWDPLHGDRASQLVVLTHRQAPLAITAALFSAVLTDDEYAAGPEVWATWPDPFGDWHDDPCEASGPADDADLHLTDREDRA
- the rpsN gene encoding 30S ribosomal protein S14, which translates into the protein MIAKDRQRRDVVARYAERRAELKQAARTAATPEERAEAQAALQRLPRDASPTRLRNRDVADGRPRGHLRTFGLSRVRFRQMAHAGELPGITKSSW
- the rpmF gene encoding 50S ribosomal protein L32, encoding MAVPKRKTSRSNTRSRRAQWKATPVPLVPVTVNGVVRLVPQKLRRAAERGLLP
- the rpmG gene encoding 50S ribosomal protein L33 codes for the protein MARGNDVRPIIKLRSTAGTGYTYVTRKNRRNDPDRLVLRKYDPEVRRHVDFREER
- a CDS encoding type B 50S ribosomal protein L31; the encoded protein is MRHGIHPEYRTVVFRDTASGATYRTRSTVSTDQTIDLDGETLPVVNVEISAASHPFWTGNQRVLDTAGRVERFHQRYGSIARPARKQG